One Stigmatopora argus isolate UIUO_Sarg chromosome 20, RoL_Sarg_1.0, whole genome shotgun sequence genomic region harbors:
- the LOC144065922 gene encoding uncharacterized protein LOC144065922, with protein sequence MRSHTGEKPLSCTVCGETFTHKRNLNIHARTHTGEKQFSCSVCGKRFKEKKTLKRHTRTHTGEKPFSCSVCGQRFTRKGNLNSHARTHTGDKPFSCSVCCKAFSHQARLNNHARIHTGEKPFSCSVCGKAFSRNQSLKIHIRTHTGEKPFSCSVCGQRFTQKGDLNSHARIHTGEKQFSCSVCGQRFTQNGSLKKHTRTHTGEKPFSCSVCGQRFTQKGHLNSHARIHTGKNLFSCSVCGKRFTEKGSLKKHTRTHTGEKPVSCSFCSQTFTNKGDLKTHTRTHTGEKPFSCSDCGQRFTRKGHLISHARTHTGEKPFSCSVCCQGFTDKGNLKAHTRTHTGEKPFSCSFCSQTFTYKGNLKTHTRTHTGEKPFSCSVCGQRFTQKGHLISHARTHTGEKPFLCSVCGQAFSQRRNLKEHLLTHTGEQCFPAQSVATDSL encoded by the coding sequence atgaggagccacactggggagaaacccttatcatgtacagtttgtggtgaaacatttacacacaagagaaacttaaatattcatgcaagaacacacactggtgaaaaacaattttcgtgttcagtttgtggtaaacgatttaaagagaagaaaaccttaaaaaggcacacaagaacccacactggtgaaaaaccattttcgtgttcagtttgtggtcaaagattcacacggaagggaaacttaaatagtcatgcaagaacacacacaggtgacaaaccattttcgtgttcagtttgctgtaaagccttttctcatcagGCACgcttaaataatcatgcaagaatccacactggtgaaaaaccattttcgtgttcagtttgcggtaaagcatTTTCTCGAAatcaatccttaaaaatccacataagaacccacactggtgaaaaaccattttcgtgttcagtttgtggtcaaagattcacacagaagggagacttaaatagtcatgcaagaatacacacaggtgaaaaacaattttcgtgttcagtttgtggtcaaagatttacacagaacggatccttaaaaaagcacacaagaacccacactggtgaaaaaccattttcgtgttcagtttgtggtcaaagattcacacagaagggacacttaaatagtcatgcaagaatacacacaggtaaaaatttattttcgtgttcagtttgtggtaaaagatttacagagaagggatccttaaaaaagcacacaagaacccacactggtgaaaaaccagtttcgtgttcattttgtagtcaaacattcacaaaTAAGGGagacttaaaaacccacacaagaacccacacaggtgaaaagccattttcgtgttcagattgtggtcaaagatttacacgaaagggacacttaattagtcatgcaagaacacacactggtgaaaaaccattttcatgctcagtttgttgtcaaggattcacagacaagggaaacttaaaagcccacacaagaacacacacaggtgaaaaaccattttcgtgctcattttgtagtcaaacattcacatataagggaaacttaaaaacccacacaagaacccacacaggtgaaaagccattttcgtgttcagtttgtggtcaaagattcacacagaagggacacttaattagtcatgcaagaacccacacaggtgaaaaaccatttttgtgttcagtttgtggtcaagcattttcccaaaggagaaacttaaaagaacacttattaacccatactggagaacaatgttttcctgctcagtctgtggccacagattcgctataa